From one Nothobranchius furzeri strain GRZ-AD chromosome 2, NfurGRZ-RIMD1, whole genome shotgun sequence genomic stretch:
- the LOC129152202 gene encoding oocyte zinc finger protein XlCOF6-like: MDTDVKQVVLVKEEAPDEDQQHPEHLHIKEEQEELWTSLEGEQLHLKEETDAARFPFSVVTVKSEDDEEKPLISQLHQQQLQDRDVPTSSSADQMTAETGGGAESSRNADLNLHEQTSDSSETEVSGDDEEDDDVNVEFELSDSGSETADEDCDCTKNRPSESHIRTVNKSFNCPECGKHVRVTGHSPKMSSSCLVKKKSVRVKQHVDSCRKFQKELNSFSCDDCGKQFSVNSNLNSHMRVHTGQKPFVCELCGQRFRQKSNLNSHMMVHTGQKPFVCELCGQRFRTKVTLSSHMRVHTGQKPFACELCGKRFRHKGHLKSHMRVHTGQKPFACELCEQRFSQKSNLNSHMMVHTGQKPFVCELCGKRFSRKETLKLHMRVHTGEKPFACELCGQRFRRKISLSNHMRVHTVQKPFACELCGQRFSKRITLNSHIIVHTGHKPFTCELCSQRFGRKKTLNNHMRVHTGQKPFACEHCGQRFGRKATLDNHIRIHTGEKPFACELCEQRFGRKASLNVHMRVHTGQKPFACEFCGQRFSHKGTLNRHIIAHTRQKSFACERCGQKFSHKTYLNNHMKVHTGHNEQEPQRCGSLKKQYLLIISGNNWSQFFMQGENGNNLLHVSPALASDKNVENRQ; the protein is encoded by the coding sequence atgttaaacaggtggtgctggttaaagaagaagctcctgatgaGGACCAGCAgcacccagaacacctccacataaaggaggaacaggaggaactctggaccagtttggagggagagcagctccatctgaaggaggagactgatgctgccaggtttccattcTCTGTAGTTActgtaaagagtgaggatgatgaagagaaacctctgatctcacagcttcatcagcagcaactacaagacagagatgttccaaccagcagctcagctgaccagatgacagcagaaactggtggaggagcagagagTAGCAGGAACGCTGATCTGAACCTTCATGAacagacatctgattcttcagagactgaagttagtggagatgatgaagaggatgatgatgtgaATGTAGAAtttgagctgtcagactctgggtctgaaactgcagACGAAGACTGTGACTGCACTAAGAACAGGCCTTCCGAGTCACATATTAGGACTGTCAACAAATCCTTTAACTGTCCTGAGTGTGGtaaacatgtgagagtgacagGTCATTCACCAAAAATGTCTTCAAGTTGTTTGGTTAAAAAGAAAAGTGTcagagtgaagcaacatgtagactcatgCAGGAAATTCCAGAAAGAGCTAAActcatttagttgtgatgactgtggaaaaCAATTTAGTGTAAAttcaaatttaaacagtcacatgagggtccacacaggacagaagccttttgtctgtgagctttgTGGTCAGAGATTTAGAcaaaagtcaaatttaaacagtcacatgatggtccacacaggacagaagccttttgtctgtgagctctgtggtcaaagatttagaaCAAAGGTTACTTTAAgcagtcacatgagagttcacacaggacagaagccttttgcctgtgagctctgtgggaaaagattCAGACACAAGGGACATTTAaagagtcacatgagagtccacacaggacagaagcctttcgcctgtgagctctgtgaacaaagatttagccaaaagtcaaatttaaacagtcacatgatggtccacacaggacagaagccttttgtctgtgagctctgtggaaaaagatttagccgtaaAGAAACTTTGAAactacacatgagagtccacacaggagagaaaccttttgcctgtgagctctgtggtcaaagatttagaaGAAAGATTTCTTTAAGcaatcacatgagagttcacacagtacagaagccttttgcctgtgagctctgtggtcaaagatttagcaAAAGGattactttaaacagtcacataatAGTCCACACAGGGCACAAGCCTTTTACCTGTGAGCTCTGTAGTCAACGCTTTGGCCgaaagaaaactttaaacaatcacatgagagtccacacaggacagaagccttttgcctgtgagcactgtggtcaaagatttggcCGAAAGGCAACTTTAGACAATCACataagaatccacacaggagagaaaccttttgcctgtgagctctgcgaGCAAAGATTTGGCCGTAAGGcaagtttaaatgttcacatgagagttcacacaggacagaagccttttgcctgtgaattctgtggtcaaagatttagccataagggAACTTTAAATAGACACATAATAGCCCACACACGACAGAAGTCTTTTGCCTGTGAGCGatgtggacaaaaatttagtcATAAGACAtatttaaataatcacatgaaagtccacacaggacacaatGAACAGGAGCcacaaaggtgtggttcactgaaaaaacaatatttattgattatttctgGTAATAATTGGtcacagtttttcatgcagggtgaaaatggaaataacctcctacacgtatctcctgcattagcttctgataaaaatgttgaaaatagacagtga